In one window of Skermanella rosea DNA:
- a CDS encoding ABC transporter ATP-binding protein — protein MTGGPLLRLEGVERTHRAADGGFALSVPRLDVAAGERVVVLGPSGSGKSTLLDLLAFLAAPDRAESFLFSPDGHSHDIAALWRRGDRAALTRLRAAHMGYVLQTGGLLPYLTVRENLLLARRLLGLEVPGPADRLAEAVGVADLLGRRPAQLSIGQRQRVAVIRALAHMPQMILADEPTAALDAGLGERVIDTLVAVSGAVGAALVLVTHDEELADRAQGRIVRCLARRGADAPGSVVAA, from the coding sequence GTGACCGGCGGGCCGCTGCTTCGTCTCGAAGGGGTCGAGCGCACCCACAGGGCCGCCGACGGCGGCTTCGCGCTGTCCGTGCCCCGGCTGGACGTGGCTGCCGGCGAGCGGGTGGTGGTCCTGGGACCGAGCGGGTCGGGCAAGAGCACGCTGCTCGACCTGCTGGCCTTCCTGGCGGCGCCGGACCGGGCCGAATCCTTCCTGTTCAGCCCGGACGGGCACAGCCACGACATAGCCGCGCTGTGGCGCCGGGGCGACCGCGCGGCGCTGACCCGGCTGCGCGCGGCCCACATGGGCTACGTGCTCCAGACCGGCGGGCTGCTGCCCTACCTGACCGTGCGCGAGAACCTGCTGCTGGCCCGCCGCCTGCTGGGGCTGGAGGTTCCCGGTCCGGCCGACCGGCTGGCCGAGGCAGTCGGGGTCGCCGACCTGCTCGGCCGCCGGCCGGCGCAGCTTTCGATCGGCCAGCGCCAGCGCGTCGCCGTGATCCGGGCGCTGGCCCACATGCCGCAGATGATCCTGGCGGACGAGCCGACGGCGGCGCTCGACGCCGGGCTGGGGGAAAGGGTGATCGATACGCTGGTGGCGGTCAGCGGCGCGGTGGGCGCGGCACTGGTCCTGGTCACCCACGACGAGGAACTGGCCGACCGTGCCCAGGGACGGATCGTCCGCTGCCTGGCCCGTCGCGGCGCCGACGCGCCCGGCAGCGTGGTGGCCGCATGA
- a CDS encoding FtsX-like permease family protein, with protein MITSRIGQMFRLVVADLRRDWAMAVCQVFALAAVLTPLLVLFGLQQGVLGQMLRDLQANPAMREIVPRVTGTNRFDAAWLDAARRRADVAFAVGDARTLAAEVEMVPLARPQAEAVLGVLVPTRPGDPLAASAGEPWASGLDRVVLSFGAARALGAAAGERIQLLVPRRRDGTDETQAHAVTVASVLPPDRMAETRRAVLVDDRLVLHVQRYRDGFAVPELGWPGAPAGTEPQRFERFRLYARTIDDVAPLTAWLRSGGVEPVSRLDEIAPIQALNANLSLILAVISAFAAAGSIVALAATQWSGVERKRRELALLTLIGYGRGWLISLPLAQALLLAALGSALAVGLFAAAAGVINARFPAIGSVAAGACRLSPDQLLLAAAVTCVLAMGAALLAAARVTRIEPAAALRDT; from the coding sequence ATGATCACCTCCCGGATCGGCCAGATGTTCCGGCTGGTTGTCGCCGACCTGCGGCGGGACTGGGCCATGGCGGTATGCCAGGTCTTCGCGCTGGCCGCGGTGCTGACGCCCCTGCTGGTGCTGTTCGGCCTTCAGCAAGGGGTGCTCGGCCAGATGCTGCGCGACCTCCAGGCCAACCCCGCGATGCGCGAGATCGTCCCCCGGGTGACCGGGACCAACCGGTTCGACGCGGCCTGGCTGGACGCCGCCCGGCGCCGGGCCGACGTGGCCTTCGCCGTCGGCGACGCCCGCACCCTGGCGGCGGAGGTCGAGATGGTGCCCCTCGCCCGCCCGCAGGCCGAAGCCGTGCTGGGCGTGCTGGTGCCGACGCGACCGGGCGACCCGCTGGCGGCCTCGGCGGGGGAGCCCTGGGCCTCCGGGCTGGACCGGGTGGTGCTGTCGTTCGGCGCCGCGCGCGCGTTGGGCGCCGCCGCCGGCGAGCGGATCCAGCTCCTGGTGCCGCGCCGGCGCGACGGCACGGACGAGACACAGGCCCATGCGGTCACGGTGGCTTCCGTCCTGCCGCCCGACCGCATGGCCGAGACCCGGCGGGCCGTCCTGGTGGACGACAGGCTGGTCCTGCACGTCCAGCGCTACCGCGATGGTTTCGCGGTGCCCGAACTGGGCTGGCCGGGCGCCCCCGCCGGGACCGAACCCCAGCGCTTCGAGCGGTTCCGACTCTACGCCCGGACCATCGACGATGTGGCGCCGCTGACCGCCTGGCTGCGTTCCGGAGGTGTCGAGCCAGTCAGCCGGCTCGACGAGATCGCGCCCATCCAGGCGCTCAATGCCAACCTGAGCCTGATCCTGGCGGTCATCAGCGCCTTTGCCGCGGCCGGATCGATCGTGGCGCTGGCCGCGACCCAGTGGAGCGGAGTGGAGCGCAAGCGGCGCGAGCTGGCCCTGCTGACCCTGATCGGCTACGGCCGGGGCTGGCTGATCAGCCTGCCCCTCGCCCAGGCGCTGCTGCTGGCGGCGCTGGGATCGGCCCTGGCGGTCGGCCTGTTCGCGGCGGCCGCCGGGGTGATCAATGCCCGTTTCCCGGCGATCGGATCGGTCGCGGCCGGCGCCTGCCGGCTGTCTCCCGACCAGCTCCTGCTGGCCGCCGCCGTCACCTGCGTGCTTGCCATGGGGGCCGCCCTGCTGGCGGCGGCCCGCGTGACCCGGATCGAGCCGGCCGCCGCCCTGCGGGATACCTGA
- a CDS encoding formylglycine-generating enzyme family protein translates to MKMRSFPFRLAALLLVAALWPVPADAAGTPWPEDLYNPAPAAGDLVLPMPCGGAMAFRPVVVPAKDLLDDRRITVGGTEEAAGYKENQRADFIAGGFSDPKEKGKRTYFIGKYEVTRLQLASFGGTCPEPDGESRLPAVSLTWREASDFADAYTVWLLANARKDLPKEAGQAGFVRLPTETEWEYAARGGALVSEADFAAPLFPMTEPLSAYVYYGGAESSNNELQWIGLLQPNPLGLHDVLGNASELTGELFRLNRLSRLHGQAGGYVVRGGDYLTGAASIRSAARDEFPPYDDRGPRRQKTVGFRVVLVPPVLPSPERVREVQAVWGKLPESGGGTLSEPVQDDPLKEIETLAGAVQDPQVRQRLKGLGAVVAANIKTRNDQRDRAARASLNLATWLAGNLRVDTRKILGLEETAALGNEAVRARIPNDIAALRGTIGYYRDTLRYLLNDYPRTVREEQARVLRQELEARQAAGQAVLVEAVARDSERYQRDGDLPADQVELQLRRELCAGEVSKAFPSACRPFRR, encoded by the coding sequence ATGAAGATGCGATCCTTCCCGTTCCGTCTCGCAGCCCTCCTTCTGGTAGCGGCGCTCTGGCCGGTCCCGGCGGATGCCGCCGGGACGCCCTGGCCGGAAGACCTCTACAACCCGGCCCCCGCGGCGGGCGACCTCGTCCTGCCGATGCCGTGCGGCGGCGCCATGGCGTTCCGGCCCGTCGTGGTCCCGGCGAAGGACCTGCTGGACGACCGCCGAATCACGGTCGGCGGAACGGAGGAGGCCGCCGGCTACAAGGAGAACCAGCGGGCGGACTTCATCGCCGGCGGCTTCAGCGATCCCAAGGAGAAGGGCAAGCGCACCTATTTCATCGGCAAGTACGAGGTCACCCGGCTTCAGCTCGCCTCGTTCGGCGGCACCTGCCCGGAGCCCGACGGCGAGTCGCGCCTGCCCGCCGTGTCGCTGACCTGGCGGGAGGCATCGGACTTCGCCGACGCCTATACGGTCTGGCTGCTGGCCAATGCCCGCAAGGACCTGCCCAAGGAGGCCGGGCAGGCGGGCTTCGTCCGGCTGCCGACCGAGACGGAGTGGGAATATGCCGCCCGGGGCGGCGCCCTGGTCTCCGAAGCCGACTTCGCGGCCCCCCTGTTCCCCATGACCGAGCCGCTCTCCGCCTACGTCTATTACGGTGGGGCCGAGTCGTCCAACAACGAGCTGCAATGGATCGGGCTGCTCCAGCCCAACCCGCTCGGCCTGCACGACGTCCTGGGCAACGCGTCGGAACTGACCGGCGAGTTGTTCCGGCTGAACCGGCTGTCCCGGCTGCACGGTCAGGCCGGCGGCTACGTGGTGCGGGGCGGCGACTACCTGACCGGTGCGGCATCGATCCGAAGTGCCGCGCGCGACGAGTTCCCGCCCTATGACGACCGCGGCCCGCGCCGGCAGAAGACCGTCGGCTTCCGCGTCGTCCTCGTGCCGCCGGTCCTGCCCTCGCCCGAGCGGGTGCGCGAGGTCCAGGCGGTTTGGGGCAAGCTGCCCGAGTCGGGAGGCGGCACCCTGTCCGAGCCGGTTCAGGACGACCCCCTGAAAGAGATCGAGACGCTCGCCGGCGCCGTCCAGGACCCGCAGGTCCGCCAGCGGCTGAAGGGCCTCGGCGCCGTGGTCGCCGCCAACATCAAGACCCGCAACGACCAGCGGGACCGGGCGGCGCGGGCCAGCCTGAACCTGGCGACCTGGCTCGCCGGGAACCTGCGGGTCGACACCCGGAAGATCCTCGGCCTGGAGGAAACGGCGGCGCTCGGCAACGAGGCGGTTCGGGCGCGGATTCCCAACGACATCGCGGCGCTGCGCGGCACCATCGGCTATTACAGGGACACGCTCCGATATCTGCTGAACGATTATCCCAGGACCGTCCGGGAGGAGCAGGCCCGGGTCCTGCGCCAGGAGCTGGAAGCCCGGCAGGCCGCCGGACAGGCCGTCCTGGTGGAGGCGGTCGCGCGGGACAGCGAGCGCTACCAGCGCGACGGCGATCTGCCGGCCGATCAGGTCGAACTCCAGCTCCGGCGGGAACTGTGCGCGGGAGAGGTCAGCAAGGCGTTCCCCAGCGCCTGCCGGCCATTCCGCCGATGA